In Paenibacillus protaetiae, the genomic stretch CCTCAAACGCAAGCTGAATCATTCGCTTGCCCAGCCCGAAAGAGCGGTAGCTGCCGGCAACTTCGATGGCTCCTAATTCAATTAAATCTTCCATGCCGCCTTCGGACCAGCGCTCCAGTTCATCGGGATAATGGAACGTGACATAACCGACGATAAGGCTATTTTCACGCGCAATAATGATACGCCCTTCTTCCAGCTCGGCAATTTCAATCAGAGCCTCATGCTGGTCTTTAGGCCTGCGAAATGCGTCAAGGTCGTCGTGCATGGACATTTGCTTCAAACGTTCAGACGGCACCGGCCCTTCCAAAAAAAGCTCCCGCCCGTCCGGAAGCAGCAGCGGCAGCTGTCTAAAGCGCTTCCGATGTTCCAATGTCGGTGGCCTCCTTTCCAGCCATTACGCTTCCTATCATGGTCTGGCTATCTTGGTTATAACAAACTATGGTACTAATGAAAAGCATAGCTCCTTTAAAAGCGGATATGGTATAATGAGACAT encodes the following:
- a CDS encoding GNAT family N-acetyltransferase encodes the protein MEHRKRFRQLPLLLPDGRELFLEGPVPSERLKQMSMHDDLDAFRRPKDQHEALIEIAELEEGRIIIARENSLIVGYVTFHYPDELERWSEGGMEDLIELGAIEVAGSYRSFGLGKRMIQLAFEDGQLENAIVYTTEYYWHWDLEGTKLSVWDYRKMMEHLMKSVGMVWFATDDPEICSHPANCLMVRIGKEVPLQSVEQFDRVRFRQRFMY